In Pelosinus sp. IPA-1, a genomic segment contains:
- a CDS encoding diguanylate cyclase: MSNEWVKELPFAVTVTDKIGNIIEMNAQSVKTFEKYGGKSLVGKNVKDVHSEHAYKKIAEIIETKTANSYTIEKNGVKKLVYQTPWYQDGEYAGLVELSMVIPAEIPHYVRQ, translated from the coding sequence ATGTCTAATGAATGGGTAAAGGAATTACCCTTTGCAGTCACTGTTACAGATAAAATTGGTAATATCATAGAAATGAATGCTCAATCCGTCAAAACATTCGAGAAGTATGGCGGTAAGAGTTTGGTTGGAAAAAATGTAAAAGATGTTCATTCTGAACATGCGTACAAAAAAATTGCTGAGATTATCGAAACTAAAACTGCCAATAGCTATACAATTGAAAAAAATGGTGTAAAAAAGCTAGTTTATCAAACGCCTTGGTATCAGGATGGGGAATATGCAGGCTTGGTAGAACTCTCTATGGTAATTCCTGCTGAAATACCCCATTATGTAAGACAATAA
- a CDS encoding urocanate hydratase, with amino-acid sequence MNIDNTVITCAMTVKLDDVLPEPPIFEKGVRRAPDRGFRLTIEQSKVALKNALRYVPEALHSQLAREFMEELKAFGRIYAYRYMPSERIYGKPLDEYKGNCIEGKAFQVMIDNNLDHNVALYPYEMVTYGETGSVCQNWMQYRLIKKYLEVMTQDQTLVIESGHPLGLFPSKPEAPRVIITNALMVGMFDNQNDWEVAEQMGVANYGQMTAGGWMYIGPQGIVHGTFNTLLTAGRIKLGVAPDDDLHGKLFVSSGLGGMSGAQPKATEIAGAVGIIAEVDASRIQTRLEQGWVNQCSDDLDQVFKIAKEYQSKGKAISIAYHGNIVDLLEYAVANQKHIDLLSDQTSCHAAYDGGYCPQGLTFEERTALLRNNRSKFHELVNKSLQRHFELVKELVERGAYFFDYGNAFMKAIYDAGVKEIAKNGHDEKDGFIFPSYVEDIMGPQLFDYGYGPFRWVCLSGKQEDLHKTDQAAMQCINPERRGQDRDNYIWIRDAEKNGLVVGTQARILYQDAEGRKKIALRFNEMVRTGEIGPVMLGRDHHDVSGTDSPFRETANIRDGSNVMADMAVQCFAGNAARGMSLVALHNGGGVGIGKCINGGFGMVLDGSKRVDEILQSAILWDVIGGVARRSWARNEHSIETIIEFNRDYREKAHVTIPYIPTDELIDKVVAAFF; translated from the coding sequence ATGAATATTGACAATACAGTAATCACTTGTGCCATGACTGTTAAGTTGGACGATGTTTTGCCGGAGCCACCTATATTTGAAAAAGGGGTGCGTAGGGCGCCAGATAGAGGTTTTCGTTTAACAATTGAACAAAGTAAAGTGGCATTAAAAAATGCTCTGCGGTATGTCCCAGAAGCATTACATAGTCAATTGGCAAGGGAGTTCATGGAAGAATTAAAAGCGTTTGGGCGTATTTATGCCTATCGATATATGCCTTCAGAAAGGATCTACGGAAAACCCTTAGATGAATACAAAGGAAATTGCATAGAAGGTAAAGCGTTTCAGGTCATGATTGATAATAACCTAGATCACAATGTAGCTCTTTATCCTTACGAAATGGTGACTTACGGAGAAACAGGCAGTGTATGTCAGAACTGGATGCAGTATCGGTTGATTAAAAAGTATTTGGAAGTTATGACTCAGGATCAAACGTTGGTTATAGAGTCAGGTCACCCCTTGGGATTGTTTCCGTCAAAACCTGAAGCGCCGAGGGTAATTATTACGAATGCACTAATGGTGGGGATGTTCGATAATCAGAATGATTGGGAAGTCGCTGAACAAATGGGAGTTGCTAATTATGGACAAATGACAGCCGGCGGTTGGATGTACATTGGCCCACAGGGCATTGTTCATGGAACATTTAACACTTTATTGACTGCAGGCAGGATTAAATTGGGCGTAGCACCTGACGATGACTTGCATGGAAAGTTATTTGTTTCCTCTGGATTAGGTGGTATGAGTGGTGCACAACCTAAGGCAACGGAAATTGCTGGTGCAGTAGGTATTATAGCTGAAGTAGACGCCTCTCGTATTCAAACGAGGCTGGAACAGGGATGGGTTAACCAATGCAGCGATGATCTTGATCAGGTATTTAAGATTGCGAAGGAATACCAATCTAAGGGCAAGGCGATATCCATAGCTTATCATGGCAATATAGTGGATTTACTAGAATATGCAGTAGCCAATCAAAAGCATATTGACTTATTGTCTGACCAAACTTCTTGCCATGCGGCTTATGACGGTGGCTATTGCCCACAAGGGCTGACTTTTGAAGAGAGAACTGCACTATTGAGGAATAATCGCAGCAAATTTCATGAATTGGTCAATAAAAGTTTACAACGCCATTTTGAATTGGTTAAAGAATTGGTAGAGCGAGGAGCGTATTTCTTTGATTATGGCAATGCATTTATGAAGGCCATTTATGATGCCGGGGTTAAAGAAATTGCTAAAAACGGGCATGACGAAAAAGATGGCTTTATTTTTCCTTCTTATGTGGAAGACATTATGGGGCCACAGTTGTTTGATTACGGCTATGGACCGTTCCGCTGGGTTTGCTTGAGCGGTAAGCAAGAGGACTTACATAAGACTGACCAGGCTGCAATGCAATGCATTAATCCTGAACGACGTGGACAGGACAGGGACAATTATATTTGGATTCGTGATGCTGAGAAGAATGGATTGGTTGTAGGAACTCAGGCGCGAATTTTATACCAGGATGCAGAAGGTCGTAAGAAGATTGCTTTGCGGTTTAATGAAATGGTGCGTACAGGTGAGATTGGTCCAGTTATGTTGGGACGTGACCATCACGATGTCAGCGGCACTGATTCACCTTTCCGTGAAACGGCGAACATTCGGGATGGCAGTAATGTAATGGCAGATATGGCAGTGCAATGTTTTGCCGGAAATGCTGCTAGAGGGATGAGTCTAGTAGCACTGCACAACGGTGGCGGTGTTGGAATTGGTAAGTGTATTAATGGTGGATTTGGCATGGTTTTGGATGGTAGTAAAAGAGTGGATGAAATTTTGCAATCGGCAATACTATGGGATGTTATTGGCGGCGTGGCCCGGCGGTCATGGGCAAGAAATGAACATTCCATTGAAACAATTATTGAATTTAATCGCGATTATAGAGAGAAAGCTCATGTAACCATTCCTTATATACCAACAGATGAACTGATAGATAAAGTTGTAGCGGCTTTTTTTTAA
- the hutG gene encoding formimidoylglutamase — MFQNRYEAADFTIWRGRIDSRENYDAFRWHQWIKSLDLRQPIGEFTGKMGFALLGFCCDEGIIRNNGRKGASSGPEGIRGELSNLPCSFSSEVSLFDAGNITCTDGELMKSQVALEQAVFRLRQAGLFPLVIGGGHETALGHFRGQADFLRQKDGKCQLGILNFDAHFDLRPFAGGGNSGTMFRQIADDASQWGEMFHYFCLGIQRSSNTLELFKTAQQLGVDYLLAGDIFTNNDEHIIEKLDYFMQLVPHLYVTVCADVFASSFAPGVSAPQPLGLHPEIVLKYLKHILRTKKVVGFDIAEVSPRFDHDRATASLAKVIIFAVVDTLCRLKGLAR, encoded by the coding sequence ATGTTTCAGAATCGATATGAAGCAGCAGATTTTACGATATGGCGAGGGCGGATTGACAGTAGGGAAAATTATGATGCCTTCCGGTGGCACCAATGGATAAAATCACTGGATTTAAGGCAGCCAATCGGTGAATTTACAGGTAAAATGGGATTTGCTTTGCTAGGTTTTTGCTGTGACGAAGGTATTATACGGAACAATGGACGCAAGGGCGCTTCCTCGGGACCCGAGGGAATTCGCGGCGAACTTTCCAATTTACCGTGCTCATTTTCTTCTGAGGTATCTTTGTTTGATGCAGGAAATATTACCTGCACAGATGGAGAATTAATGAAAAGCCAGGTGGCGCTGGAACAAGCTGTGTTTCGTCTCAGGCAGGCAGGACTGTTTCCTCTTGTTATTGGTGGCGGACATGAAACCGCCTTAGGACACTTTCGGGGTCAAGCAGATTTTCTACGGCAAAAAGATGGCAAATGTCAATTGGGTATCTTAAATTTTGATGCTCATTTTGACCTTCGCCCTTTTGCCGGCGGCGGAAATTCAGGGACGATGTTTAGGCAGATTGCTGATGATGCCAGCCAATGGGGGGAAATGTTCCACTATTTTTGTCTGGGAATCCAACGTAGCAGCAATACACTTGAATTATTTAAAACAGCTCAGCAATTAGGCGTTGATTATTTATTAGCAGGTGATATTTTCACCAACAATGATGAACATATTATAGAAAAACTCGATTATTTTATGCAGTTGGTGCCCCATCTTTATGTAACGGTTTGCGCAGATGTGTTTGCTTCTTCCTTTGCTCCCGGGGTCAGTGCGCCACAACCGCTAGGGTTGCATCCTGAGATAGTGCTAAAATATTTAAAGCATATACTTCGCACAAAAAAAGTAGTTGGGTTTGATATTGCTGAAGTGTCACCGCGGTTTGACCATGACCGAGCAACTGCAAGCTTAGCAAAAGTGATTATTTTCGCAGTAGTCGATACTCTCTGCCGACTGAAAGGATTAGCAAGATGA
- the hutI gene encoding imidazolonepropionase, whose translation MHRESGSRSLLIKHAAEIVTNTGTAAKKGAGMNQLAKIEDGAILVKEGIIEWVGLTADLPFYNEENTEIIDASGCSVIPGFVDSHTHFVFGGYRPEEFFWRLDGTPYLDILERGGGILNTVKATQSMGYDAMLQIASNRLDAMVAMGVTTVEGKSGYGLDLDTELRQLKVMGELNNRHAVEVVPTFMGAHAVPPEYRGRVDDYVAFITQKVLPAVVEQGIAEFCDAFCEKGVFSVEQTRKILQTASGLGLKTKIHADEIVSFGGAELAAELGAISADHLLQASDKGIAEMAARGVVATVLPMTAFCLREEYARARAMIDSGGAIALATDYNPGSCFSHSIPMLIALAAIQLKLSPAEILTALTLNGAAAVGRADHIGTLERGKQGDILILKYPSHLFLSYHVGMDIIDKVIKKGQVIVDKRMANLEVIDSE comes from the coding sequence TTGCATAGGGAAAGTGGCAGCAGATCCTTACTAATCAAACATGCAGCTGAAATTGTTACCAATACTGGAACGGCAGCAAAAAAAGGTGCAGGGATGAATCAATTAGCGAAAATTGAAGACGGAGCAATTCTAGTAAAAGAAGGCATCATTGAATGGGTAGGATTAACCGCTGACTTGCCTTTCTATAATGAGGAAAATACGGAAATCATTGATGCTTCAGGTTGTAGTGTAATTCCTGGTTTTGTAGATTCCCACACACACTTTGTCTTCGGCGGTTATCGTCCGGAAGAATTTTTCTGGAGACTAGACGGGACGCCCTATTTAGATATCTTAGAACGTGGCGGTGGTATTTTAAATACGGTTAAAGCTACACAATCCATGGGGTATGATGCAATGTTACAAATTGCATCAAATCGGCTAGATGCTATGGTCGCCATGGGAGTTACTACTGTCGAAGGCAAGAGTGGTTATGGACTGGATTTAGATACGGAACTAAGGCAATTAAAGGTCATGGGAGAATTAAACAATCGTCATGCTGTCGAAGTTGTACCAACTTTTATGGGGGCACATGCTGTGCCGCCTGAGTATCGAGGGCGAGTAGATGATTATGTAGCATTTATCACACAAAAAGTTCTGCCGGCAGTAGTCGAGCAGGGAATTGCAGAATTTTGCGATGCGTTCTGTGAGAAGGGAGTATTTTCTGTAGAACAAACAAGAAAAATTCTACAAACTGCAAGTGGTCTGGGGCTTAAAACAAAAATCCATGCGGATGAGATTGTGTCCTTTGGTGGAGCTGAGCTTGCAGCGGAACTAGGAGCTATTTCTGCTGATCACTTGCTACAGGCATCAGACAAGGGGATTGCTGAGATGGCTGCACGCGGTGTAGTAGCGACGGTATTGCCAATGACAGCGTTTTGTCTGAGAGAAGAGTACGCTAGAGCCAGAGCGATGATTGATAGCGGCGGAGCAATTGCACTCGCAACTGATTATAATCCAGGCAGCTGCTTTAGCCATTCAATCCCCATGTTGATCGCATTAGCGGCTATTCAGCTAAAACTTTCTCCAGCAGAAATTCTGACGGCGTTAACGTTGAACGGGGCCGCTGCTGTCGGGAGGGCAGATCACATTGGGACTTTAGAACGTGGAAAACAGGGGGATATTCTTATCCTTAAATACCCATCTCATTTGTTCCTAAGTTATCATGTTGGAATGGATATCATCGATAAGGTCATCAAAAAAGGGCAAGTGATTGTAGATAAACGTATGGCAAATTTGGAGGTAATTGATAGTGAGTAA
- a CDS encoding CYTH and CHAD domain-containing protein has protein sequence MSKHTETELKLRCTDESVWERIMTAEALTSLAVPGTAKTEQLEARYFDTANHSLQNAKLAYRVRREGEVWVATVKSSGSSKGGLHARQEWNIAVDSEEPDITVFFNTEVGSRLQEVIGDQILEPILITRFERQILEVNMHDGATIEVAADKGEIIAGEKTAPILEVELELKSGQPRDLFLLGAALAREYPLLPEPDSKYYRGLLLAGLSTEIPRRNELPKVDKSRPVGEILRVVLVDLIAQVLLAQRSFLENKEQPGLVHELRICLRRLRSVLEFSEPLAVIKEYSRYQDELRKFGRKVEALRELDVAYCSWQQFLGYQMVSMEGKVWLGEVLTEKRSQEAEKIYAEYNSGLTTSTLLGLWAELLDEDCQQIIPHDCTVDDYVITGLLSWLRIVGKQEKSVEWTDAENVHKIRLWVKKIRYTMEVLQPDLKGTPRLLLKLEKLQDTLGIISDAKSTEGLLRELLRGKSSKGLPLEAGMLIGWQCHETLTLRKKLDKYWLKFNRTVQKWK, from the coding sequence TTGTCTAAGCATACAGAAACAGAATTGAAACTTCGGTGTACAGATGAGAGTGTATGGGAAAGAATTATGACAGCAGAAGCACTCACGAGCCTTGCAGTTCCAGGAACGGCGAAGACTGAGCAATTGGAAGCCCGTTATTTTGACACAGCGAATCATTCTTTGCAAAACGCGAAACTAGCTTATCGTGTTCGACGTGAGGGTGAGGTTTGGGTGGCTACGGTAAAAAGTAGTGGGTCATCTAAAGGGGGGCTGCATGCCCGCCAGGAATGGAATATTGCTGTAGACAGTGAAGAACCGGATATAACAGTATTTTTTAATACGGAGGTTGGTTCTCGGTTACAAGAAGTAATAGGCGACCAAATACTAGAGCCTATTTTAATCACTCGTTTTGAAAGGCAAATCTTAGAGGTTAATATGCATGATGGTGCTACAATTGAAGTGGCTGCCGATAAAGGTGAAATTATAGCAGGAGAGAAGACAGCACCAATTTTAGAAGTAGAATTGGAGCTTAAGAGTGGACAACCTAGGGATTTGTTTTTGTTAGGGGCTGCCTTAGCCAGAGAATATCCGTTACTGCCAGAGCCTGATAGTAAGTACTATCGTGGACTTTTATTAGCAGGGTTGTCTACCGAGATACCAAGGAGAAATGAGTTACCAAAGGTAGACAAAAGTAGACCGGTAGGTGAGATATTAAGAGTTGTATTGGTGGATCTGATAGCTCAAGTATTATTAGCCCAAAGGTCTTTTTTAGAAAACAAAGAGCAACCTGGGCTGGTTCATGAGCTACGTATCTGCCTGCGTCGCTTGCGGTCTGTATTAGAATTCTCTGAACCGTTAGCTGTGATCAAGGAGTATTCCCGCTACCAAGACGAATTGCGAAAGTTTGGGAGGAAAGTAGAGGCTTTAAGAGAACTTGATGTAGCCTACTGTAGTTGGCAGCAGTTCCTTGGTTATCAAATGGTATCTATGGAGGGCAAGGTATGGTTAGGGGAAGTTTTAACAGAAAAGCGCAGCCAGGAAGCCGAAAAGATCTATGCAGAGTATAATTCTGGCTTAACAACGTCTACTTTGTTAGGGTTGTGGGCGGAACTTCTTGATGAAGATTGTCAGCAAATTATTCCCCATGACTGTACAGTTGATGATTATGTGATTACTGGTTTATTAAGCTGGCTCAGAATAGTGGGAAAACAGGAGAAATCAGTGGAATGGACGGATGCTGAAAATGTCCACAAAATTAGGCTTTGGGTTAAGAAGATAAGATATACAATGGAAGTATTGCAGCCTGATTTGAAAGGAACCCCTCGTTTATTATTAAAATTAGAAAAACTCCAAGACACTTTAGGAATCATTAGTGATGCGAAAAGTACAGAAGGATTACTTAGGGAACTATTACGAGGGAAATCAAGTAAAGGTTTACCATTAGAGGCAGGCATGCTGATTGGTTGGCAATGCCACGAAACCTTAACGCTAAGGAAAAAACTAGATAAATATTGGCTGAAATTTAATCGTACTGTACAAAAGTGGAAATAG
- a CDS encoding AAA family ATPase, with the protein MTKLRAELFGKPAIYWNDQKMVFPFAKMEALLYYLLVIGEATRDSLAALFWGDMRDSAAKRNLRNTVYLLKKMFSVDLLITSSRAKIVLNPEVVVTTELELLTVNNIAKFLEKDTGEFLEGFYCKDAIHFDEWVTEIRERFRKDSISCLTKLIVKKMNSKDYTSMKRYLKYLIRLDAYNEGAYRLLMKIYEKEDSHKVVEIYQQLERKMAQDLGLLPSARTQEIYKRIKDRKSRVTQEEVFKSQKFYGREKELGQLRLLLDRSFQKEQNKRMLLLQGDQGVGKSAIVEQLLSPISTVNCNVFRTQCYQAEFEYTYKAWNNIFLQVIAVLMQAEIELPPLWKQVIAYAFPTAKIGEKLLQTKITVDTYKFSTTMIEEIMCEVLVKASSLKKTIILIEDIHWMDKQGWLLLWQLLRLHTNIVCIATCHREYLPQIDKSIEEFERNGMLEKMNIGRFSAQDVMSLSKIRLPSIGKEMQARLYEYTGGNALFLIECLNLIAAGKDISHCSIKLNSVLKERTANVSENGRKVLEIASVFFDNANYEVLLAVSAINEFDLVEAIEELQQKQLLMEEFDSDKGDSSYKFYNLKIRDYVYREMSTIRQRILHKRSALYLEQQLQCGMQSKDVYEHILYHYTNADEKLKILDYTIKMVERYYCPQYEMFPELNHYYPTGIDFQESRSQITTYFSKIRELLDVLLSKTIADERLDTYRVAYWEMAGRYHIWRGEHLAGLKLMHQMLRLASKKNLREYQIKGCQQIIYCGIQTRKAYLIENFAIKLLHLTEQDELSEKKATALRFLGVASALKGQYQQAEKYYRESLTLLKKLAVHNSFYVFTIAAANNYIGDLRRESFDYKAALYHYEQAARIAGRKNVSEGVALFYINAGCTAFQLNDYGKASAYLMDALAVADGFGDEKGYWCLRGYSTLYCVLALIAVRLHRPHEAKQYLEQAKDFLEKYNDQYQSGVIFRTQAEIRLLMEQEKGIAEVFKDSLTLPVAEYYMKARKAFERTGRMAEITSLEEIIAQYTVQSDYKQQAAEFI; encoded by the coding sequence GTGACCAAATTACGTGCGGAGTTGTTTGGAAAGCCAGCAATATATTGGAATGATCAAAAGATGGTGTTTCCATTTGCTAAGATGGAAGCCTTGTTGTACTATCTTTTGGTTATAGGTGAGGCTACACGTGATAGTCTAGCAGCCCTCTTCTGGGGAGATATGAGAGATAGTGCCGCTAAGAGGAATTTACGCAATACAGTTTATTTACTAAAAAAAATGTTTTCGGTGGATTTATTGATTACTTCATCACGAGCGAAGATTGTATTAAATCCAGAAGTTGTTGTAACGACGGAATTGGAGTTATTAACAGTAAACAATATTGCTAAATTTTTAGAAAAAGATACAGGTGAGTTTCTAGAAGGATTTTATTGCAAAGATGCAATCCATTTTGATGAGTGGGTTACTGAAATTCGTGAACGATTTCGAAAGGATAGCATAAGCTGTTTGACAAAATTGATCGTAAAGAAAATGAATTCTAAAGATTATACGTCTATGAAACGATACCTAAAGTACTTGATTAGACTGGATGCATATAATGAAGGAGCTTATCGGCTACTAATGAAGATCTATGAAAAAGAAGATTCTCATAAAGTAGTGGAAATCTATCAACAGTTGGAACGGAAAATGGCACAGGATTTAGGTTTGTTACCCAGTGCTCGGACACAGGAAATTTATAAACGGATTAAGGATAGGAAGAGTAGGGTCACTCAGGAAGAGGTATTTAAAAGCCAAAAGTTTTATGGTCGCGAAAAAGAATTGGGGCAATTGCGTCTATTGCTGGATAGATCGTTCCAAAAGGAGCAGAACAAACGAATGCTACTGTTACAGGGCGATCAGGGCGTTGGTAAATCTGCAATTGTTGAACAACTGCTTTCACCGATTTCAACAGTAAATTGTAATGTTTTTCGTACCCAATGCTATCAAGCTGAATTTGAGTATACTTATAAAGCATGGAATAATATTTTTTTACAAGTTATAGCGGTTTTAATGCAAGCCGAGATTGAGTTACCACCCCTTTGGAAGCAAGTTATTGCGTATGCTTTTCCGACAGCAAAAATAGGTGAAAAGCTTTTACAGACAAAAATAACAGTGGACACCTATAAATTCAGTACAACAATGATTGAAGAGATCATGTGCGAAGTATTGGTCAAGGCTTCTAGTTTGAAAAAAACGATTATTTTGATTGAAGACATTCATTGGATGGATAAGCAAGGGTGGTTGTTGCTATGGCAGTTATTACGCCTACATACCAATATTGTTTGTATTGCGACTTGCCATAGGGAATATTTACCGCAAATTGATAAATCAATAGAAGAGTTTGAACGTAACGGTATGCTGGAAAAGATGAACATTGGACGTTTCAGTGCACAAGACGTGATGAGCTTATCAAAAATACGCTTACCCAGCATTGGTAAGGAGATGCAAGCCAGGTTATACGAATATACAGGTGGCAATGCATTATTTCTAATTGAATGTCTGAATTTGATTGCAGCCGGCAAAGATATCAGTCACTGTTCAATCAAGTTAAATAGCGTATTAAAGGAAAGAACGGCTAATGTTTCTGAAAATGGCAGAAAAGTTCTTGAAATAGCTTCCGTATTTTTTGATAATGCCAATTATGAAGTGCTGCTTGCCGTTTCAGCAATAAATGAATTTGACCTAGTTGAAGCAATTGAAGAGTTACAACAAAAGCAACTGCTAATGGAAGAGTTTGATTCAGACAAGGGTGATTCTAGTTATAAATTTTATAACTTAAAAATTCGTGATTATGTGTATCGTGAGATGTCGACAATAAGGCAACGAATTTTGCATAAGCGATCGGCACTTTATTTAGAACAGCAATTGCAATGTGGTATGCAAAGCAAAGATGTTTATGAACATATTTTATATCATTACACAAACGCGGATGAAAAGCTGAAAATCTTAGATTATACGATTAAAATGGTCGAAAGATATTATTGCCCCCAATATGAGATGTTTCCGGAGTTAAATCATTACTATCCAACGGGGATTGATTTTCAGGAAAGTAGGAGTCAGATTACTACGTATTTCAGTAAGATAAGGGAATTATTAGATGTATTATTGTCTAAAACAATAGCAGATGAGCGATTGGACACTTACCGAGTTGCTTATTGGGAGATGGCTGGGCGATATCATATCTGGAGAGGGGAACACTTAGCGGGGTTGAAATTAATGCATCAGATGCTACGGTTGGCTTCAAAGAAAAACCTCAGAGAGTATCAAATCAAGGGGTGTCAGCAAATTATTTATTGTGGTATTCAGACGCGGAAAGCATATCTAATAGAAAATTTTGCCATCAAGTTATTGCATTTGACCGAACAGGATGAACTTTCAGAGAAAAAGGCGACTGCATTACGATTTTTAGGGGTGGCCTCTGCGCTCAAAGGCCAATATCAGCAGGCTGAGAAGTATTACCGAGAATCGCTGACTTTGTTAAAAAAATTGGCTGTTCACAATAGTTTCTATGTTTTTACCATAGCAGCAGCCAATAATTATATTGGTGATTTGCGGCGAGAAAGTTTTGATTATAAAGCAGCATTGTACCACTATGAGCAGGCAGCTAGAATCGCCGGACGCAAAAATGTTAGCGAAGGCGTAGCTTTGTTTTATATTAATGCTGGTTGTACAGCCTTTCAGCTAAATGACTATGGAAAAGCTAGTGCATACCTTATGGATGCTCTTGCTGTTGCAGATGGATTTGGCGATGAAAAGGGTTATTGGTGCTTGCGAGGTTATAGCACACTTTACTGTGTATTGGCATTGATTGCAGTGAGGCTGCACCGTCCTCACGAAGCAAAACAGTACCTAGAGCAGGCAAAAGATTTTCTGGAGAAATATAATGATCAATACCAAAGTGGAGTAATTTTTCGCACGCAAGCAGAAATAAGGCTGTTAATGGAGCAGGAAAAAGGGATAGCGGAAGTATTTAAAGATTCGTTGACTTTGCCTGTGGCGGAATATTATATGAAGGCCCGAAAAGCTTTCGAAAGAACTGGCAGGATGGCTGAGATTACTTCTCTAGAGGAAATAATAGCCCAATATACAGTACAGAGTGATTATAAGCAGCAAGCTGCTGAATTTATATAA
- a CDS encoding formate--tetrahydrofolate ligase — MKSDVEIAQESKMQPILQIAASLGLTEEDIEQYGKYKAKISLSVWDKIKQRPNGKLVLVSAINPTAAGEGKTTTTVGLGDAFRRLGKKAMIALREPSLGPCFGMKGGAAGGGYAQIVPMEDINLHFTGDIHAVTSAHNLLSAIIDNHIQQGNVLSIDPRRVTWRRVIDLNDRALRHIILGLGGKTDGVPRESGFDITVASELMAILCLAKDLDDMKQRIGKIIVGYTYDNKPVTAADLKVTGALTLLFKDAIKPNLVQTLENTPAFVHGGPFANIAHGCNSVMASKFALKLSEILITEAGFGADLGAEKFIDIKCRFAGFMPDAVVLVATIRALKAHGGVSKTELTKENQQALELGMENLKKHIENMQKFNLPTVVAINVFPNDIEAELAFVREQCKTLGVTVTLSKVWADGGAGGMELAEQLLDMFKQPKAVRFLYDETLPVKEKIRVIAKEIYGAEAVSYSKAAEKSIQELTGIGLDKTPVCIAKTQYSLSDDATKTGRPEKFTLMVREIRIAAGAGFLVAITGDIMTMPGLPKKPAAEIMDIDNNGKISGLF, encoded by the coding sequence ATGAAAAGTGATGTGGAAATTGCCCAGGAATCTAAAATGCAGCCAATTCTCCAAATTGCAGCAAGTCTTGGTTTAACGGAAGAGGATATTGAGCAGTATGGAAAATATAAGGCTAAAATATCGTTGTCGGTATGGGATAAAATAAAACAACGTCCCAATGGTAAATTAGTCTTGGTTAGTGCTATAAACCCGACGGCGGCTGGTGAGGGGAAAACGACAACGACAGTTGGATTGGGCGATGCTTTTCGCAGATTAGGAAAAAAAGCGATGATTGCCTTACGTGAACCATCATTGGGACCTTGTTTTGGTATGAAGGGCGGTGCCGCTGGTGGTGGTTATGCACAAATTGTTCCTATGGAGGATATTAACTTACACTTTACCGGCGATATACATGCCGTGACGTCAGCACATAACTTATTGTCAGCTATTATTGATAATCACATTCAACAAGGTAATGTACTGAGCATTGACCCGCGCCGCGTTACATGGAGAAGGGTAATTGATCTTAACGACCGGGCATTACGCCATATTATACTTGGGCTTGGTGGAAAGACTGACGGCGTACCACGGGAAAGCGGATTTGACATTACCGTTGCATCAGAGCTAATGGCTATTTTGTGTTTGGCGAAAGATTTAGATGATATGAAACAGCGAATCGGCAAGATCATTGTAGGCTATACCTATGACAATAAACCGGTTACGGCAGCTGATTTAAAAGTTACGGGTGCATTAACACTCTTATTCAAAGATGCAATTAAACCTAACTTGGTGCAGACACTGGAAAATACACCGGCTTTTGTACATGGAGGACCATTTGCCAATATCGCACATGGCTGCAATAGTGTAATGGCATCGAAATTTGCCTTAAAGTTATCAGAAATATTAATTACCGAGGCTGGTTTTGGTGCTGATCTAGGGGCAGAAAAGTTCATTGATATTAAATGTCGATTTGCAGGGTTTATGCCGGATGCAGTAGTGCTAGTTGCAACGATAAGGGCACTTAAGGCACATGGTGGCGTTAGCAAAACTGAGCTTACCAAAGAAAATCAGCAAGCACTAGAACTGGGGATGGAAAACCTTAAAAAACATATAGAAAACATGCAAAAATTTAATTTGCCTACAGTAGTTGCTATTAATGTTTTTCCCAATGATATAGAAGCAGAATTGGCATTTGTCAGGGAGCAGTGCAAAACGCTTGGTGTCACCGTAACTCTTTCAAAAGTATGGGCCGATGGTGGTGCAGGAGGTATGGAACTTGCAGAACAGCTTCTTGACATGTTTAAACAGCCAAAGGCTGTTAGATTTTTGTATGATGAAACGCTACCTGTTAAAGAGAAGATTCGTGTGATTGCCAAAGAAATTTATGGTGCTGAAGCTGTCAGTTATAGCAAGGCAGCTGAAAAAAGCATCCAGGAGTTAACTGGTATAGGCTTAGATAAAACGCCAGTTTGTATTGCTAAAACCCAATATTCTTTGTCTGATGATGCAACAAAAACTGGCCGTCCTGAAAAATTTACATTGATGGTCAGAGAAATACGTATAGCTGCTGGCGCAGGATTTTTAGTGGCTATTACCGGAGATATTATGACCATGCCTGGGCTTCCCAAGAAACCAGCAGCGGAAATAATGGATATTGATAATAACGGTAAAATTAGTGGATTATTTTAA